Proteins encoded within one genomic window of Panicum virgatum strain AP13 chromosome 1N, P.virgatum_v5, whole genome shotgun sequence:
- the LOC120656947 gene encoding uncharacterized protein LOC120656947: MPTITHYVLDPFLETGSPAQVQKAASKPPPPPPHKATPVPVVPVRTQTSPASLYATPESTALPDSPSSFPGTWSPYIINHKRRGASLAKTLSQGDAVSEGSQLKLPVILPGLPKSCEPIEVLEPEFAFQQVGNGQAEGDSGLEEPLNGQDGLLQKVEGSVAAKIEQDQPEFEFQRGSLEASVRSVNVGRPSNDGAPKNAESDAFFELQDSMSVTSNNEADVGMHERWWKPSSPLGTSIGTPGAEFYDAFEEISSDGGTRSSRAMDDDLREMRLSLLMEIERRKQAEEALENWQTEWMNLSHHLSRVALSLPYPSIAENADDSCVDPGAELCQQITVSQLVAAAIARGLAHAEVESETETVIAAKNFEIARLSDRVQYYEAANREMSQRNQEAIEMSRQQRKERKKRQKWFWGSVGLAVTLGATAIAWSYLPSSQPQGSADSNSPSSE; this comes from the exons ATGCCTACCATCACGCACTACGTGCTGGACCCCTTCCTTGAGACGGGGTCGCCAGCGCAGGTCCAGAAGGCGGCGTccaagccgccaccgccgccgcctcacaaGGCCACACCCGTGCCGGTGGTTCCAGTTAGGACACAGACATCGCCGGCATCGCTTTATGCCACACCGGAGAGCACGGCCCTGCCGGACTCGCCTTCCTCCTTCCCAGGAACCTGGTCGCCGTACATCATCAACCATAAGAGGCGAGGCGCCTCCCTTGCCAAGACCCTCTCCCAGGGTGATGCTGTGAGTGAGGGCAGCCAGCTGAAGCTCCCTGTGATACTGCCTGGTTTGCCCAAAAGTTGTGAACCCATTGAAGTGCTGGAGCCTGAGTTTGCGTTTCAGCAAGTGGGCAATGGTCAAGCTGAAGGTGACAGTGGTCTGGAAGAGCCTTTGAATGGGCAGGATGGATTGCTGCAGAAGGTCGAGGGATCTGTGGCAGCTAAAATCGAGCAGGATCAGCCTGAGTTTGAGTTTCAGCGTGGAAGTCTTGAAGCATCCGTGAGGTCTGTCAATGTTGGAAGACCTTCAAATGATGGGGCACCAAAAAATGCTGAGAGTGATGCCTTCTTTGAACTTCAGGATTCCATGAGCGTGACTAGCAATAATGAGGCTGATGTTGGAATGCATGAGCGGTGGTGGAAGCCCAGTTCTCCTCTTGGGACGTCTATTGGCACACCTGGTGCAGAATTCTATGATGCCTTTGAAG AAATATCCAGTGATGGTGGAACTCGATCTTCTCGAGCCATGGATGATGATCTCCGTGAAATGAGGTTGAGTCTGTTAATGGAAATAGAGAGGAGGAAGCAAGCAGAAGAAGCACTTGAGAACTGGCAAACAGAATGGATGAACCTGAGTCATCACCTATCTCGTGTTGCCTTATCACTTCCATATCCAAGTATAGCTGAGAATGCTGATGATTCATGCGTGGATCCTGGAGCTGAGTTGTGCCAACAAATAACTGTTTCACAACTTGTAGCTGCTGCTATCGCACGAGGTTTAGCTCATGCTGAAGTGGAATCAGAGACGGAAACTGTGATTGCAGCAAAGAACTTTGAGATCGCAAGGCTGTCTGATAGGGTCCAGTACTATGAAGCGGCAAACAGGGAGATGTCTCAAAGAAACCAAGAAGCTATTG AGATGTCTAGGCAACAACGGAAGGAACGTAAGAAGCGACAGAAGTGGTTCTGGGGTTCAGTTGGGCTTGCAGTCACCCTTGGTGCCACAGCCATCGCATGGTCCTACCTCCCTTCATCGCAGCCTCAAGGCAGTGCAGATTCAAATAGCCCCTCCAGCGAATAG
- the LOC120656946 gene encoding lipid phosphate phosphatase epsilon 1, chloroplastic-like — protein MPCLLLPAPSPSLCLIALLRRPPRCCKDRFLLPRIRRRPRLRRLGLRMTEMVRVGSGGEPLPEVGVSVESDPMLGGEESPGQRREASRWAPVEEALNRMSKWLVAGCFTLAALWKHDAEIIWISLGAVANSLLSVILKRMLNHERPSSALRSDPGMPSSHAQSIFYAAIVLILSLYYWNGTNYLAVILGPATLSVAAYLSWLRVSQRLHTLNQVMVGAAVGSAFGTLWFLLWHSLVQEAFAASLLVRVVVILGSCVFCVGFVIYMIRHWLKDE, from the exons ATGCCCTGCTTGCTGCTTCCAGCTCCGTCGCCTAGCCTCTGTCTAATTGCCTTGCTGCGTCGGCCACCGCGCTGCTGCAAAGATCGGTTCTTGCTGCCCCGTATCCGGAGGCGGCCAAGGCTGCGGCGGCTTGGCTTGCGCATGACCGAGATGGTCAGGGTTGGGAGCGGCGGGGAGCCGTTGCCGGAGGTCGGGGTTTCCGTGGAGAGTGACCCGATGCTGGGAGGGGAGGAGTCGCCCGGCCAGAGAAGGGAGGCGAGCCGGTGGGCGCCCGTCGAGGAGGCGCTGAACCGTATG AGTAAATGGCTGGTGGCCGGTTGTTTTACTTTAGCAGCTCTTTGGAAGCATGATGCTGAAATTATCTGGATTTCGTTGGGTGCCGTTGCCAACTCTCTGCTTTCAGTGATTCTGAAAAGGATGCTAAACCATGAAAGACCTTCATCAGCTTTGCGGTCTGATCCTGGGATGCCATCGTCCCATGCACAATCCATTTTCTATGCGGCGATCGTCCTAATTCTTTCGT TGTACTACTGGAATGGGACAAATTATCTAGCCGTGATTCTTGGGCCTGCAACTCTGTCAGTGGCCGCCTATCTG TCATGGTTACGGGTGTCCCAGCGCCTTCATACACTAAACCAGGTCATGGTGGGAGCTGCTGTAGGATCTGCCTTTGGTACTCTATGGTTTTTGCTCTGGCATTCACTTGTGCAGGAGGCATTCGCTGCTTCACTGTTGGTCCGGGTTGTGGTCATCCTCGGATCATGTGTATTTTGTGTTGGCTTTGTCATCTACATGATACGTCATTGGCTCAAGGATGAGTGA
- the LOC120656948 gene encoding ornithine carbamoyltransferase, chloroplastic-like, giving the protein MTPAAISGSSGHLVLSSPRLRQPLTLPPRAARPIAASSPVARCGVAAAAVSTPAASAAAGKDAKQAPKDFLHINDFGKDTIMNILNRAIEVKTLIKSGDRSFQPFKGKSMAMIFAKPSMRTRVSFETGFFLLGGHAIYLGPDDIQMGKREETRDVARVLSGYNDIIMARVFGHQDILDLAKYASVPVINGLTDYNHPCQIMADALTMLEHIGRIENTKVVYVGDGNNIVHSWLLLAAVLPFHFVCACPKGFEPDAKTVEIARSAGISKIEITNDPREAVKGADVVYTDVWASMGQKEEADYRKQKFQGFTVDEAMMEIAGPQAYLMHCLPAERGVEVTDGAIEAPNSIVFPQAENRMHAQNAIMLHVLGA; this is encoded by the exons ATGACGCCGGCGGCGATCTCCGGCTCCAGCGGCCACCTCGTCCTCTCCTCCCCCCGCCTCCGGCAGCCGCTCACCCTccctccgcgcgccgcgcgcccaaTCGCAGCCTCTTCGCCCGTGGCCCGCTGCGgggtcgcggccgccgccgtgtccactcccgccgcgtccgccgccgcggggaaaGATG CCAAACAGGCTCCTAAGGATTTCCTTCATATCAATGATTTTGGCAAGGATACGATCATGAATATCCTTAATCGGGCGATTGAGGTTAAGACACTGATAAAATCTGGAGACAGGAGCTTCCAACCGTTCAAAGGGAAATCAATGGCGATGATTTTTGCCAAGCCGTCAATGAGGACCCGTGTTTCATTTGAGACAGGATTCTTCTTACTTGGTGGGCATGCTATCTATTTGGGTCCTGATGATATCCAAATGGGCAAGCGTGAGGAGACTCGTGATGTTGCTCGAGTACTCTCTGGCTATAATGACATCATTATGGCTAGGGTTTTTGGTCACCAG GATATTCTGGACTTGGCGAAATATGCATCTGTACCTGTCATAAATGGTCTCACTGACTATAACCATCCATGCCAGATAATGGCTGATGCACTTACTATGCTTGAGCACATTGGTCGTATTGAAAACACCAAG GTTGTCTATGTTGGAGATGGGAACAATATTGTGCACTCATGGCTTCTATTGGCTGCTGTGCTTCCTTTCCACTTTGTATGCGCTTGTCCTAAGGGATTTGAGCCAGATGCGAAGACAGTGGAGATCGCTAGGAGTGCTGGAATCAGTAAGATTGAAATAACAAATGATCCCAGGGAAGCAGTTAAGGGAGCAGATGTTGTTTACACAGATGTCTGGGCCAGCATGGGCCAAAAGGAAGAAGCTGATTATAGAAAACAGAAGTTCCAAGGATTCACg GTGGATGAAGCCATGATGGAGATTGCTGGTCCACAGGCCTACCTCATGCATTGTTTACCCGCAGAGAGAGGGGTGGAGGTGACAGACGGTGCCATTGAGGCTCCCAACTCAATCGTATTCCCTCAGGCTGAAAATCGGATGCACGCTCAGAATGCCATCATGCTTCATGTCCTTGGCGCTTAA
- the LOC120656944 gene encoding lipid phosphate phosphatase epsilon 2, chloroplastic-like, with amino-acid sequence MSSLLLQSPRPRLLLTAPSSRRHLQCVEHLLLPRRSPRVRLGVRMAETAWVESGGGASPEVGVSAEGGAMVDMGRDDELRGPSPEANRWAPVEAALNLMSKWLVAAAYVFAGLWKHDVEIMWVFLGAAVSYLLSLFLKRVLNHERPTDLRSDPGMPSSHAQSLCYAATFLVLSLYHYLGTNYLTMILGPAALSVAFYLSWLRVSQRLHTLNQVMVGAAVGSAFGALWFVLWRSLVPEAVASSPSAKIAAVLVSAATCVSLIFANHG; translated from the exons ATGTCCTCCCTGCTGCTTCAATCTCCGAGGCCTCGCCTCCTCCTGACCGCCCCGTCGAGCCGACGGCACCTGCAATGTGTAGAACATCTCTTGTTGCCCCGGAGGAGCCCAAGGGTGCGGCTCGGCGTGCGCATGGCCGAGACGGCCTGGGtcgagagcggcggcggggcgtcgcCGGAGGTCGGGGTTTCCGCGGAGGGAGGCGCGATGGTAGACATGGGAAGAGACGACGAACTGCGAGGCCCGTCGCCGGAAGCGAACCGGTGGGCGCCCGTGGAGGCGGCGCTGAACTTGATG AGCAAATGGCTGGTGGCGGCTGCTTATGTTTTTGCAGGTCTTTGGAAGCATGATGTGGAAATTATGTGGGTTTTCCTAGGTGCGGCTGTCAGCTACCTGCTTTCACTGTTTCTTAAAAGGGTGCTAAACCATGAAAGACCGACAGATTTACGGTCTGATCCTGGGATGCCATCCTCCCATGCACAATCCCTCTGCTATGCTGCGACGTTCCTTGTTCTTTCAT TGTACCACTACCTTGGGACAAACTATCTGACGATGATCCTTGGACCGGCGGCTCTGTCAGTGGCCTTCTATCTA TCATGGCTACGAGTGTCGCAGCGCCTTCACACGCTGAACCAGGTCATGGTGGGCGCTGCTGTAGGATCTGCCTTCGGTGCCCTTTGGTTTGTGCTCTGGCGCTCGCTCGTGCCGGAGGCAGTTGCTTCATCGCCGTCGGCAAAGATCGCGGCCGTCCTCGTATCAGCAGCAACTTGTGTCAGCCTAATTTTCGCCAACCATGGATAG